The following proteins are co-located in the Hevea brasiliensis isolate MT/VB/25A 57/8 chromosome 11, ASM3005281v1, whole genome shotgun sequence genome:
- the LOC131170294 gene encoding protein DOG1-like 4, which translates to MKTKVEERFSKFFEKWMCQLDEYLQHLQKKPLSVFKLVNSIRTNGVLSSSLVDLTQEHMRKIEALRVKIRLEEEKLEREIERQQVAVADRKMAELVRLVLRVKNGEQVRQALQVALKGVMAGLEKVMKAANCVRLRTLKGVLDVLSPLQCVEFLVGIDMLQILLRQWGKKRICTIN; encoded by the exons ATGAAAACTAAAGTTGAAGAGAGGTTCTCTAAGTTTTTCGAGAAGTGGATGTGTCAACTCGATGAGTATCTGCAAcacctgcaaaag AAACCTTTATCAGTGTTTAAATTGGTTAACTCAATAAGGACAAATGGTGTTCTCAGTTCGAGTTTGGTTGATTTGACACAAGAACATATGAGAAAGATTGAGGCTTTGAGGGTGAAAATAAGGTTAGAAGAGGAGAAGTTGGAGAGGGAAATTGAGAGGCAACAAGTGGCTGTAGCAGACAGGAAGATGGCGGAGTTGGTAAGGTTGGTGCTTCGAGTGAAGAATGGGGAGCAAGTGAGGCAGGCCCTCCAAGTGGCACTAAAAGGAGTAATGGCAGGACTAGAGAAGGTGATGAAAGCAGCAAACTGTGTAAGGCTTAGGACTTTAAAGGGAGTTTTGGATGTTTTGAGCCCACTACAATGCGTGGAGTTCTTGGTTGGGATTGACATGCTTCAAATTTTGCTTAGACAATGGGGAAAGAAAAGGATTTGCACCATTAATTAG